The Halomicrobium zhouii genomic sequence TCGTCGACGGCGGTCTGCTGGAGTTCGTGGTAGTAGACGCTCGGGGCGATTATCCAGTCGAAGGGCTCGTAGTAGGTGTAGGCGATGAACTTCGTCATCTCCGGGTTCCCCTCCTGGGTCGTGTCCTCCCACTCGTACTCGGCGATGCCCCAGTCCTCGCCGTTCCGGACCGCCTCGTCGGACTGGACGTGCGCCTTGATGTCCTCGAAGACGACCAGCGTCCCGCCGCTGTCCTCCTTGAGGTTGTGGCCCTCGTCGAGACTGTGATGGACGACGACGTTCGACTCCAGGTCGGTGATGTAGGCGTACCCCGTCTCACCGACGTAGCCCGGCTGGAACGTGTCGGCCATGGTCCCGCTGGACTGAACGCCCGTGCCTGCAGTGCCGCCGATCATCGCCTCGACGTCCCGCTCGACCTGTCGTTGCTCGGACGGCGAGAGCTGGTTCCACGAACGCCCGTCGTACTCCTTCTCCAGGACCATCTGCGTGGCACTGTCGATGCCGGTGTTCATCTGCAGCGATATGTGTCCCAGCTGGGCCTGACTCGACTCCTGGACCAGTGCCATCTCTCCGTTCTGGGCGGCGAGGTAGTTCTCCATCGTCGAGGACTCCGACAGCGACCTGACGTCGACCTCGCGCTGGTTGAGCTGGTTCTGGATCCCTTCCTGTCGCGCCTCGACGCTGTTGTTGAGCTGGTCCGTCATCTCGCCGCGCAGGTAGTCGCCGCTCTGGGCCTGTGCGTTCTGGTTGAGCTGTCCCATGCTGTTCGCCGAGAGGAGTCCGACGCCGGACAGCGGTACCAGCGATATCGTCAACAACAGAACGATCAACTTGACCTGCAGATTCATACACGTCGTCGTCAATACCGCTATTTAACCGCTTGTGGCGGATTCTTCCTTCCGATAACTGGAGCGGGAATTCAGTCCGATTTGCGGCCGATTCTCTGCGAGGAGTTCGCATACCGACTCGCGCACACGAGCGGACGTGAAACAGGTTCGACACCGGCCGTGGTTCAGGCACCACGCGAGCACCACCCTCGCGGCAATTCGCCACCACGAGCAACTTCTGACCTCCTGACCACGACAAATAGGGGATACAACGTTAGGATCGTCTATAAACAGTCTAATCAGTTCTGGGGCGGTGAAAAAACTCGAACGATCGTGGGTAAAAGGTGAGTATCGGGTGTATAGTTCCCCGAAACGAAGCGAATTATCGCCAATGGTCGACCTATTATATGGGGTATTCGTGCCAAGGAGTGAGTGAGGAGAGAGCACCAATGTCCATCGCGTCCCCATTCGGCTTCGACCGATCCGCCTCCACCGTCGACGTACAGACCCTCCGAACGATCGCCCTGCGCCCCATCGAGACGGTCGCCTTCTGGGCCGCCGTCCTCATCCCGCTCGTCTACCCCGCGCTGATGTACGGTGGACTCGACGGGCAGGAGCTCTTCTTCCTCCTGGGTGCCCTCGCGCTCAACGCGGCCGCGCTGTTCCTCGGCCGCGACTACAATCGCGACCAGGCCTGAACGCGGTCGAACTGGCAGTCCGGAACCTGGTGGCTCCCAGGCCACCGCGGACCGCCCCTCCACGGTCCGACTCCTGACGTCCCCGCCCTCCTCCGGGTCGTCCCTCCACGGCCCGGCCCTCCACGCTCCACCTCTCCACGCCGTTTTCGAACACCCTCCTCCGAACCTTCAAGTACGAACACGGGACCAGCCCGGGCCATGCACGACGGAATCCGCGTGATGGCCGGCGACTGTACGACCGTCTTCGAGGGACCCCGCGAGCGCGAGCAACGCGGCGACGTGCTCGTAGTCGTCAAACCGGACAACACCGTCCTGGTCCACGACGTCGACGGGTACCAGCCCGTGGCGTGGCTCACACGGGCCGACAGCGTCGCCATCGAGGACGGCGCCGTCACCGCCCGTGACGGCGACGAACTGCTCCGGGTCGTCACCCACGAGGAACACGGGAGCGCGCGCTATCCCGCCTCCAGCGCGGGCGTCCCGGTCGGCGACTGTCCCGACTGTACCGGCACGCTCGTCCGCTCGAGCGGCGGCGTCACCTGTTCCGGCTGTGACGCCCGGTACGGGCTCCCCTCGGACGCCACCGTCACCGGCAGTCGCTGTGACGAGTGCGGACTCCCGACGCTCCGGGCCGAGCGCGGGCGCGCCTTCGAGGTGTGTCTCGACCGGGACTGCGAGTCCCTCGACGAACGCGTCAAGGCGGCCTTCGACCGGGAGTGGGACTGCCCTGCCTGCGACGGCGACCTCCGGGTCCTCCGGACGGGCGGCCTGCTGGTCGGCTGTGAGCACTACCCCGACTGCGACACCGGCTTCTCGCTCCCCGCCGGCGTCGTCGTCGGGGAGTGCGACTGCGGCCTCCCCGTGTTCGAGACGGCCAGCGGGCGGCGCTGTCTGGACGCGGCCTGCGAGGGCGAGACGGCCTCCGCGGCCGACGCCTAAACACAGGGGCTTTGGTCCCGCGGTGGCAGGGTCGAGGTATGAACGCGACGCTCGCGGGGGACGTGGTCCGGGCCGGCAAGCAGGCCCGGGAGCGGTTCTACGACGCCCGCGGCTACGGCCGGCCGGTCGACGGCGGCGCCCTCGAACTCGCCCCCGTCGAGGCGGCCCACCTGCTGTACCGGGGGGACCTCGACGACGTCGACGGGATGGACGTCGGGGAGTTCCTGGCCTCCGCCGCCGTCTCCGAGGTGGCCTTCTTCGTCTACAAGGACCTGCGGGACCGGGGATTCTACCTGTCGAGGCCGGCGCCGACCGACGGGAGGGGCCGGCAACAGGTGAGCGGGGAGGAACGACCCGCGAACCGCGAGGCCGGCGACGACCGCCCGGTCGATTTCGAGGTGTACCCGCGCGGGAAGGGGCCGTGGGACGACGAGGTGGCCTACCGCGTCTGCGTCGTCAGCGAGCGCGAGTCGGTCGCCGCGGAGTCGCTCGGTGACTGCGTCCTCGCCGTCGTCGACGAGGAGAGCGAGATAACGTACCTGGAGACCGGTCGTCCCGAGGTGTCGGGGACCAGCGCGAGCGAGATTCCGCCGGTGGAGGGCAGCCTGCTCGCCGACCGCGTGCTGTGCTGGGATCCGCCCGCCGAACTGTACGAACGCGGGTTCTACGGCCAGCGGCTGGACGACCAGGACGACGGCGACGGCGCGGTCCAGCTATCGCTCGTGGAGGCCGCACACCTCGCACGTGAGGGCGTCCTCTCGGTCGACGGCGGCGCCGACGCGGTCCGCGAGCGCGGCCGCGACGTCGAGGGCGACCGGTTCGACCGCCGCCTGCGCGTGTACGAGCGCCTGCGCGCCGACGGGATGGTCCCCAAGACCGGCTTCAAGTTCGGCGCCGACTTCCGGACCTACGCCGACGTCGAGTCCGTCGACGATCTGGGCCACTCGGAACTGCTGGTCCGGGTGCTGCCCGCCGACCACGTCTTCGAACCGCGCGACCTGGCGCTGGACGTCCGACTCGCCCACGGCGTCCGGAAGACGATGGTGTTCGCGCTGGTCGACGAGGAAGACGTGTCGTGGGTCGACGTCGAGCGACTGACGCCGTAGCGGGTGGCAAAACGAACGCTTTTTGCGCGTGTCGGTTCGAATATCGCCTAATTGATGACACGTGACGACTCCGACCGGGACGACCCCGGGTCCGAACCCGTAACCGATGGAGGCACCGAGGCGGCGGGGGCCGACGACGTCGCGCTGGACCCGTGGGGCTCCTCGACGGTGTCGGACTACCGGAAGCTGTTCGCCGAGTTCGGCATCGAGGAGTTCGACGAGATACTCGAGGAGGTCCCGAACCCCCACTACCTGATGCGCCGCGGCGTCATCTTCGGCCACCGCGACTACCGCCCGGTCGCGAAGGCGATGCGCGAGGGCGAAGAGTTCGCCGCACTCTCCGGGTTCATGCCCACCGGCGACCCCCACATCGGCCACAAGCTGGTCTTCGACGAGATCATCTGGCACCAGCAGCAGGGTGGGGACGCCTACGCGCTGATCGCCGACCTGGAAGCCCACAGCGCCCGCGGCCTCAGCTGGGACGAGATCGACGAGCACTCGCGGAACTACCTGCTGAGCCTGCTCGCGCTCGGTTTCGACCCCGACGAGGGCGAGCTGTACCGCCAGTCCGACAACCGCGAGGTCCAGGACCTGGCGTTCGAACTCGGCGCCGAGGCGAACTTCTCCGAGATGGGCGCCATCTACGACTTCGACGGCGAGACCGACATCTCGCACATGCAGAGCGTCGTCACGCAGATGGCCGACATCCTCTATCCGCAACTCGAGGAACCCAAGCCGACGGTCATCCCGGTCGGCCCGGACCAGGACCCCCACATGCGTCTGGCCCGTGATCTGGCCTCGCGGATGCGGTTCTTCGGCGTCACGCGCGCCTACGCCGGCTTCGGGCTGGAGGACGAGGAGCGCGTGATCCTCGACGACCTCTACGCCGACCTCACGGACGAACCCACCGACGCAGGCGAGGACGCTGACCCCCTGCGCTGCGAGGACGCCGCCGAGGCGCTCCGAGAGTCCCGAGACCGGTACGAGTCGCCGGGCTGCGACCCCGCCACCGTCGACGCGCTCGCGGAGAAACTCGAAAACGCCGGGAAGGAACCGCTCCGGCCGCGGACCCGGTTCCTCGACCGTAACGCCACCGAAGAGGCGTTCGAGGCGCTCATCGACGCCGTCGAGGGCGAGAAGCGCGTCTACGACGAACACGTCGACTCCTTCGAACTTTCCCGCGAGGCGGCCGAAGAACTGGCCCGCGAGGTCGAACTCGACCACGGCGGCTACGGCTTCCTCCCGCCGTCGTCTATCTACCACCGGTTCATGACCGGATTGACTGGCGGGAAGATGTCCTCCTCGATTCCGGCCTCCCACATCAGCTTGCTCGACGACCCCGAAGACGGCTACGACAAGGTCAAGTCAGCGACGACGGGCGGCCGGGCCACCGCGGAGGAACAGCGCGAGAAGGGCGGGAAGGCCGACGAGTGCCCGGTGTACGAACTGTACGCCTACCTGCTGGCCGGCGACGACGACGAGTTCGCCAAGGAGGTGTACGACGAGTGCGTCGGCGGCGAGCGCCTCTGTGGTGGGTGCAAGGAGCAGGCGGCCGAACTGATGGAGGCGTTCCTCGAGGACCACCAGGAGAAGCGCGCGGAGTGGGAGGAAAAGATCGACGAGCTGGACATCGACCTCGACTCCGACCGCAAACGGCAGTGACCTCGCGACGGGTCCGACTTACGCTGCCGACAGTCGCTTACTGACCGGCGTTGCCTGAATTCGATGTCGACTGGGTAGCGCCGTCCGACTTCGACCGATCACGCCCGCTCTCACCGCGGTTGGGCTTGCCAGTGCAGACGACGGTGACGTTGCGCTCCAGTTCGACGCTGCTCCCACCCGCGGTCGTCGCCGTGATTCGGATCCTGACCCGGTCGCTTCCGGGCGGATTGGCCCCGCAGGTCACGCTGGCCGTGACGGCGACGGACTCCCCGATACCGACCGGCGTCGGCGGTGGCTGGACGCCGTGGCCGGTGAGCCGGGGCGGTGACGGGTGCCCCGCCGAACGCACCGACGCGTCGACGTCGACGATGGCCGCCGGGAACCGGTTGGTGATCGTCAGCAGGGTGACGTCCCTGTGGTTGCCGTTCGGTAGCTCAGGCGCCGCCGACTCCACCGTCAGCAGGGCGCTGTCGTCGGCGCCGGAGGCGATCTGGACGGTTCGCTCGCTCGCCGCGGTCGTGAACCCGCCGCTGCTCGTCACGAGGACCAGCGAGACGGCGAGCGCGAGCACCGCGACCGGTCGGTGTCGGTTCATCCGTCTAGCTCGGCGGGCCGGTCGGTCGACCCCAGCCGCATCTCGGTGCGGTTGTAGTACGTGTGGACGATGGACGCGACGAGGACCGTCGTCGTCGCGAACGCGCCCCAGGCGATGTCCGGGAACGCCGTCAGGGGGGCGAGGTCCGCGCCCGCGGCCGCGAGCAGTGCGACGTTGAGGACGCTCAGCCCGAGGTAGAACTGGCTCCAGGGGACGTCGGCGCCGGTGACGACCTCCATGTACACGTCGAGGTCGTCCGACGCGGGCCCCAGTCGGACCGTTCCCTCGCGGTCGTCGAACTCGACGACCCCCAGGTCGTCCATGCGCGGCAGGTGAACCTGCTGGAGCGAGGTGTACACCCGTTTCCGGTCGGCCGAGGAAACCTCGCTGAGGCTCACCTCGTTCTCCCACGCGGCGACGACCTCGGCGAGTTCACCCAGCTCCGCGCGCTGGTCGCGCTCGTGGAGATAGTAGAGGACGTATCGTCTGCGATGGTTACTCAGCAGGTCGAACCCCTGGTCGTGCGAGACGCCCTCAGACCCGCTCTCGATCCCTATCGAACCCGATGGCTGTACTGATTTACTCATGACCACCCCTCACCAAATTACAGTATAGATCCTGTAAATATAAGTTGGGGGGTTAGTACGAAAAACGCCACTCGCTGGGGCTGCTGACAGCCGTCGGGCCGAGTCGGACGCTGGAACTGGTCCGCGATGGTGACAGACTGGACGGAGAGCCACCAGTTCGCTGGGACGACTCTCCCTGCGGTCCGTTCTGGCACGTCCTTCGGCCGCTTCAGGCCGGGTGATACGCCCTGGCGCGCCGGTTCAGACCGACCGATACGATCGGGCCGTTTCGTTCCGGCGGCTCGATACAATGGGGTGTGGGGTCGTCGACGAAAGTGCACACTCACCCGCGAACCGAATCGCGGACGGCCCGCGTCAGTACGGGCCAGGGGGGTGTGGTCGAAATCAGGTGTGAGTACCAATGCAACGACGCAAATTCGTGATAGGTGTGGGATCGCTCGCCGCCGGCTCGGCGGCTGCAATGGGGACTGGCGCGTTCACGAGCGTGACGGCCAGTCGGGACGTCGACGTGGAAGTCGCCTCGGACGCCTCCGCGTACCTCCGGCTCGAGGGGGCCGGCGGGCCGAACGCTCCGTACGTCACCGACGACGGGAGTTCCGGCACGCTGGGCATCACCCTCGATCCGAGCAACAGCACCGCGGCCGGCGGTGAAGGCGTGAACCCGGACGCGCTCACGCGCATCGACGACCTGTTCGTCGTCGAGAACCAGGGGACCCAGTCGGTCGACGTCTCCATCGCCAAGTCCGGTGACAACAGCGGGCTGGTCTGCTTCTTCGCCAACGACGCCCAGGGCGCCAGCGATCCGTACGACGAGAGCAACGGATCGACGGCCCGGATCGACGGCTCCGGCAACGACGTGACGCTGGACCCCGGCGAGAGCGTCTACGTCAGCCTCCAGGTCGACACGCGCGGTGAGGGCGTCGGCGACGGCGACGAACTGCTCGACACCGTCGTCGTCGAGGCGGTGGCCTGACGGGGTGACCAGAGATGGAACGACGCAAATTCGTGCTGAGTCTCGGCGCGCTCGCCGGCGGTAGCGCAGCGGTCGGGACCGGCGCGTTCAGTTCGGTCGGTGCGAGTCGTGACGTGACCATCGACGTCGCGGGCGACGCGAGCGCGTACCTGGGCATCCAGCCCCACGACGGGCCGAACGGCCAGTACGCCGACACGACGAGTAGCGACGCCCTCGCGCTCGACTTCTCGGGCAGCAACTCGAATATCGGCGACGGCATCGCCGGCGGCGAGGGCGTCAACGCGAACGCGCTGACGACGTTCGCGAACGTCTTCACGGTCGAGAACCAGGGGACCCAGGACGTCGACCTGACGGTGACGCCGCTGGCGTTCATCGAGACGGACGGGGCCCCGTTCCCGACGTCGCTGCTGCTGGTCGCCATCGTCCCGGCGGCACTGTCGATAACACTCGGTCCGGGCGAGTCCCAGGACTACCACGTGGTCGCGCTGTCGCTGGAGTCCGACGGTGAACCGGACGTGAGCCTGCAAGACGAGATGCAGATTACCGCGGAGGAGGCCTGACCATGAGTTCCGATTCACCCACGGTCGACGACTACTTCGAGGCATCGGACGAGTACGACCACGACGACAAGTCGGAGATTCCCGCGGAGAAGCTGGCGGAACTCGAGGCGGAGATCTCGGCGCTCCAGTCGGACTGACCTGGCTGGCCGCCCGGTCCGGTCCGTCGTGATCTCTCTCCTTTATTTCACCACTACTTATTTAGCATCTTGAGCGCAAGGGCGCTGTATGGGTGGTGAACGGGGGTTCGGGGTCGCCGTAGAGGTCGCTGCCGTCGTCCTGCTCGGCGCGATGGTCGCCGGGCAGGCGCTCGGCCAGCCGATACTGTTGAGTTACGTCACGACCGGGAGCATGGAGCCGACGCTGGAACCTGGTGACGGGTTCGTCGCCATCCCGGCGGCCGTCGCCGGGCCAGTCGAGACGGGCGACGTGGTGGTGTTCCGTGCCGAACAGCTGCACGGCGGCGGGCTCACGACCCACCGCGTCGTCGAGGAGACAGACCGGGGCTACGTGACGAGGGGTGACGCGAACCCCTTCACCGACCAGGACGGCGACGAGCCACCGGTGAAGGACGAACAGGTCGTCGCGGTCGCCTGGCGGCCGGGCGGCGACGTGCTCGTCCTGCCGGGACTGGGAACCGCGGTCACCGGGGCGCGCTCGGTCCTTGACACCGGCCAGCGCCACGTCGCCGGGGCGCTGGGGACCCGCGCGGTGCTCGGGCCGCAGGGACTGGCCTACCTCCTCTTCGGGACGACGGTCGGGTACTACCTCGTGAGCGCCTGGCGGGCCGACGGCGCCGAGCGCGAGCGCACTCGCACGCGCGAGACGCCGACGGACCCCCGGCTCTACGCCGCGGCCTTCACCGCGCTGGTGGTCCTGGCGGCGACGGCCGCGATGGTCGTTCCCGCCGGCCCCCAGCAGTTCGGCGTCGTCAGCGCCGAGTCCGACTCGCCGGGCCCGCGCGTCGTCGAACAGGGGACCAGCGAGTCCGTCGACTATCCGGTCGGCAACGGCGGGTTCGTCCCCGTCGTCGCGTACTTCGACTCGCGGAGCGACCGGGCGACCGTCGAACCGACGTCGGTCGCCGTCCCCGCGCGCCAGTCCCGGAGCGTGTCGGTGACTCTCTCCGCGCCGCCGGCGACGGGCTACTACCGCCACTACCTCGTCGAACACCGCTACCTCGCGGTGCTCCCCCGACCACTCATCGACGCGCTCTACGGGGTCCATCCCTGGCTCCCGATACTGGCGATCGACGCGCTGCTGGCCGGGCCGTTCTACCTGCTGAACAGGCGGCTGCTCGGCACCGGACGCGTTCGGTCCCGGTCGCGCGGCCGTGACCCGGTGCGAAGCACGCTGCTGGGGCTGGAACGATGACGGGGAGCGACGACGCCGCGACGGCGCCGCGCCTGGACCCGACGGAGCGCCGACTCCGCCGATTCAGGATACTCGTCGACGACAACCTCGCACTCGTGGTGACCGTGCTCGTTCTCGTCGCACTCCTGGGGGGCTACGTCACGTACGCGACCCACGTCGCGCCAGGGACGACGACGGAGACCCGCGAGGTTTCGGACTGGGAGTCCTCGGGCGAGTTCTCCCACCGGGCGACCGTCGTCAACGGCACCGACGCCTTCGAGCGCGGGGCCGTCCTCCGGAACCGGTCGGTGTACTTCCAGCGGGTCGCGCCGACGCTCGACGGCCGGTTCGCCTACGAGTACGCGGCCAGCGACGGCGGGTCACTGACGGTGACCGTCGAGACGGTGGCCGTCATCCGCTCCGTGTCGGCGTTCGAGGGGGACCGGAGGGCCGAGCACTGGCGCGTCGAAGAGCCACTGAACCGCGACCGGGTCGACTCGGTCGCGCCGGGCGAGCGCGTCACCGTCCCGTTCTCGGTCAACGTCTCCGCCGTCTCCGAGCGGGCCCGCCGGATCGAACGCCAGCTGGGCGCCAGCCCGGGCCAGACGGAGGTCACCGTCACCTCGCGCGTGACGGTCTCGGGCACCCGCAACGGCCAGTCCGTCGAGGAGACGCGGCGCTACCACCTCCCCATCGAACCCGGCGTCGGCGTCTACCACGTCGAGGAGCCGGATCCGGACGCGCTCACCGACGACGGGGGGACGCCCGAGCAGGTCTCGGTCCAGCGATCCTACGGGCCGGTCCGTGAACTCGGTGCGCCGCTGCTGTTCGTGGCCGGCGTCGGTGGACTCGCTGCCATCGCCGTCGGCCGGCGCCGCGACGCGCTCGCGGTGAGCCAGACAGACCGTGAGCGCCTGGCCGCCGCGGCGACCCGGGAGCAGTTCGACGACTGGATCACGCGCGCACGCGTCCCGGCCACTGCCCGCGTGGACCCACCGGTTCCGGTCGACTCGCTCGAAGGGCTCGTCGACGTTGCCATCGACACGGACGCGCGCGTCGTCGAGGACCGGGACCGGGGCGAGTTCGTCGTCCTCGGCGACGCCGTCACGTACGTCTATCGGCCGGCGAACCCGCGAATCGGTGGCGTCGGCACAACTGATCTCGACCCTCTCTCGTATTCGGACGAGTCGCCGTCGTCAGGCGGCCTCACCAGCGCCGAGGTGACGACGGACGTTCGCGAGAACGGTGAGACGACGGCTCCGTCGGGGAACGGAACCGAGCACTCCTCGTCGGGGACTGGAGCGACCCCGGACGAACCTGAAAGCGGTGCTCCGGCGAACCCCGCTCCGGACGACGGGGTGTCCGAGGGACCGATAGCCGGCGAGTACGGAACTGGTCCGCCGACGGACCTGATACCGGCGGACCGGGCGACTGGCGCGGAGGTAGATCCGTCGCCGGACACAGACGCGCCGAACACTGATGCGCCGGACACCGACGCGCTGGACACCGATGCGCCGGACACCGACGCGCCGAACACTGATGCGCCGGACACCGATGCGTCGGACACAGACGCGCCGGACCCGTCCCCCGACGATTCGCCGTCTGCACAGTCCGCCGATGGGGCGGCGTCGGACCGGTCGACGGCGGCGGCCGACGGCACCCTCGAGACGGTGCCGGTCCCGAGCCTGGCCGTCGACGACCACCCGGCGATCTATCACGAGAACGACGGCGCGGACGCCGACGGGTGGCCCGACGACCGGAACCTCGCCAGGCGGTCGCCGTCGGACGACTGATAGTGGTGGTTGTATCGTTTTACCGGCGTTCGACGTGGCCGGTGCCGGCGAACGCTTCGGCGTGCTCCGCAACGCTTTTCTCGCCCTGTGCGTACGTTTCGCACATGGCATCCGAACCCCCGTTCGGTCGATCCGTGCGCCAGCCGCCGCAGCGCCCGGGGTTCGGCTTCTTCTTCGTCGCCCGTTGACGGGTGGTGGACTTCGGGGCTGGCCGAAACGCGACTCCGAACGAAACCACTCGAAGGCGAGCGCGAACGACCGTGGCGTCTCCGGCCCGCAGACGAGCGGACCCACCGTCTGGCTCACGTGCCGTCCCGCTCCGTTCGCCATCGAGCCGGCACCTCCCTGCGGTCGGTGGCGCCCAATTGAGAACCGTTAACTGACGAACCACCGGTACAACAGACAACGACCACTATCGCATGAAGCTACCACAGGCACAGGCGGCGGTCCTCCGGGCCGCCGACGCGGACGAGGACAGGCGCATCGACGAGGTGGCCGCCGAGGCCGACCTCAAACCGGAGACGGCCACGCGGGCCGCCTTCGAACTCGAAGACCAGGGGCTCCTCACCGTCTCCGAGGAGACGGTCGAGTCCGTCGAACTGACCGAGGAGGGCGACCGGTACGTCGACGAGAGCCTCCCCGAGCAGGACCTCTACACTGCGGCCGTCGACGCCGGCGCCGACGAGGGGCCGGTGTCGATGGGCGAGGCCATCGGCGCCTCGGGGCTCGAGGGCGCGGCCGTCGATATCGCGCTGTCGAACTACGCCCGCAAGGGGTACGGACAGATCGACAGC encodes the following:
- a CDS encoding PDDEXK family nuclease; protein product: MHDGIRVMAGDCTTVFEGPREREQRGDVLVVVKPDNTVLVHDVDGYQPVAWLTRADSVAIEDGAVTARDGDELLRVVTHEEHGSARYPASSAGVPVGDCPDCTGTLVRSSGGVTCSGCDARYGLPSDATVTGSRCDECGLPTLRAERGRAFEVCLDRDCESLDERVKAAFDREWDCPACDGDLRVLRTGGLLVGCEHYPDCDTGFSLPAGVVVGECDCGLPVFETASGRRCLDAACEGETASAADA
- the endA gene encoding tRNA-intron lyase, whose translation is MNATLAGDVVRAGKQARERFYDARGYGRPVDGGALELAPVEAAHLLYRGDLDDVDGMDVGEFLASAAVSEVAFFVYKDLRDRGFYLSRPAPTDGRGRQQVSGEERPANREAGDDRPVDFEVYPRGKGPWDDEVAYRVCVVSERESVAAESLGDCVLAVVDEESEITYLETGRPEVSGTSASEIPPVEGSLLADRVLCWDPPAELYERGFYGQRLDDQDDGDGAVQLSLVEAAHLAREGVLSVDGGADAVRERGRDVEGDRFDRRLRVYERLRADGMVPKTGFKFGADFRTYADVESVDDLGHSELLVRVLPADHVFEPRDLALDVRLAHGVRKTMVFALVDEEDVSWVDVERLTP
- a CDS encoding tryptophan--tRNA ligase, producing the protein MTRDDSDRDDPGSEPVTDGGTEAAGADDVALDPWGSSTVSDYRKLFAEFGIEEFDEILEEVPNPHYLMRRGVIFGHRDYRPVAKAMREGEEFAALSGFMPTGDPHIGHKLVFDEIIWHQQQGGDAYALIADLEAHSARGLSWDEIDEHSRNYLLSLLALGFDPDEGELYRQSDNREVQDLAFELGAEANFSEMGAIYDFDGETDISHMQSVVTQMADILYPQLEEPKPTVIPVGPDQDPHMRLARDLASRMRFFGVTRAYAGFGLEDEERVILDDLYADLTDEPTDAGEDADPLRCEDAAEALRESRDRYESPGCDPATVDALAEKLENAGKEPLRPRTRFLDRNATEEAFEALIDAVEGEKRVYDEHVDSFELSREAAEELAREVELDHGGYGFLPPSSIYHRFMTGLTGGKMSSSIPASHISLLDDPEDGYDKVKSATTGGRATAEEQREKGGKADECPVYELYAYLLAGDDDEFAKEVYDECVGGERLCGGCKEQAAELMEAFLEDHQEKRAEWEEKIDELDIDLDSDRKRQ
- a CDS encoding DUF7344 domain-containing protein; translated protein: MSKSVQPSGSIGIESGSEGVSHDQGFDLLSNHRRRYVLYYLHERDQRAELGELAEVVAAWENEVSLSEVSSADRKRVYTSLQQVHLPRMDDLGVVEFDDREGTVRLGPASDDLDVYMEVVTGADVPWSQFYLGLSVLNVALLAAAGADLAPLTAFPDIAWGAFATTTVLVASIVHTYYNRTEMRLGSTDRPAELDG
- a CDS encoding DUF1102 domain-containing protein, giving the protein MQRRKFVIGVGSLAAGSAAAMGTGAFTSVTASRDVDVEVASDASAYLRLEGAGGPNAPYVTDDGSSGTLGITLDPSNSTAAGGEGVNPDALTRIDDLFVVENQGTQSVDVSIAKSGDNSGLVCFFANDAQGASDPYDESNGSTARIDGSGNDVTLDPGESVYVSLQVDTRGEGVGDGDELLDTVVVEAVA
- a CDS encoding signal peptidase I, coding for MGGERGFGVAVEVAAVVLLGAMVAGQALGQPILLSYVTTGSMEPTLEPGDGFVAIPAAVAGPVETGDVVVFRAEQLHGGGLTTHRVVEETDRGYVTRGDANPFTDQDGDEPPVKDEQVVAVAWRPGGDVLVLPGLGTAVTGARSVLDTGQRHVAGALGTRAVLGPQGLAYLLFGTTVGYYLVSAWRADGAERERTRTRETPTDPRLYAAAFTALVVLAATAAMVVPAGPQQFGVVSAESDSPGPRVVEQGTSESVDYPVGNGGFVPVVAYFDSRSDRATVEPTSVAVPARQSRSVSVTLSAPPATGYYRHYLVEHRYLAVLPRPLIDALYGVHPWLPILAIDALLAGPFYLLNRRLLGTGRVRSRSRGRDPVRSTLLGLER
- a CDS encoding DUF5305 domain-containing protein translates to MTGSDDAATAPRLDPTERRLRRFRILVDDNLALVVTVLVLVALLGGYVTYATHVAPGTTTETREVSDWESSGEFSHRATVVNGTDAFERGAVLRNRSVYFQRVAPTLDGRFAYEYAASDGGSLTVTVETVAVIRSVSAFEGDRRAEHWRVEEPLNRDRVDSVAPGERVTVPFSVNVSAVSERARRIERQLGASPGQTEVTVTSRVTVSGTRNGQSVEETRRYHLPIEPGVGVYHVEEPDPDALTDDGGTPEQVSVQRSYGPVRELGAPLLFVAGVGGLAAIAVGRRRDALAVSQTDRERLAAAATREQFDDWITRARVPATARVDPPVPVDSLEGLVDVAIDTDARVVEDRDRGEFVVLGDAVTYVYRPANPRIGGVGTTDLDPLSYSDESPSSGGLTSAEVTTDVRENGETTAPSGNGTEHSSSGTGATPDEPESGAPANPAPDDGVSEGPIAGEYGTGPPTDLIPADRATGAEVDPSPDTDAPNTDAPDTDALDTDAPDTDAPNTDAPDTDASDTDAPDPSPDDSPSAQSADGAASDRSTAAADGTLETVPVPSLAVDDHPAIYHENDGADADGWPDDRNLARRSPSDD